The stretch of DNA ATTTTTGGGGGAATACTTCCCATTGCAGATGGGGCGGCAGTCCGGCGTGCCGGGGCGGCTGCAGCCTTCGAAAGAGTAGCGTGTCGTGCCTAGGGGGATGTCGTGGAAGAAGTCCTGATTGCAGGCGGGAAAGGGCGGCTCGGTGTCAGCGGGGCAGGGTTTCTTCACCTGTTCTGGACGCCCGGTTCACAGGTCGACCTTGATGACGCCATGAAGTCCATCGAGAAGATGCAGGGCCTGGGCGCAGGCCTGGCGCTGCCTCTCCTGGTCGAAATCTCTGATGTGACCATGAGTGCCGCGGCGAGGGGCGCCTTTGAACGGGCCGAGGCCGTCTTGGCTGTGGCTATGGTGGGATCCACCGTCGTCGACAAGGTTCTGGCGGCCGCCCTGGGACGGCATGGCTTCTGTCCGCACGCCTACTTCACCTCGCGCGCGGAGGCAATTGAATGGCTGGATAGTCTCGTCTCGTCACAGGGCCGCGGGTTGCGCCAGGCATAGCGTCTCCCTCTCTGATTTGCCAGGGGGTGCGGGCGTCGTGACCCGCGTCCGCCTCCTCCAAGGGCATCCTCTTGATTGCACTGCGCATCGGGAGGATCGTTGGCCCTGCGGGACGACGTCGGGACGCCGCCGGCAGGGCTGAAGACCATGAGGCGTTCGGAGACAACGCCCGGGACGTGCACGCTGATGTGCTGCGGCGGGCATCCGAAGCCGGGGTGACTGTCACCGGTGAAGTGACAGCGGGGCATCCCGCGGAGGTGCTCCTGAAGGCTGACGGCAGGTGCCAGGCCCTCAGGGGCCCTCATCCGCGCAGGCAACCCGGCTTCTGGAGACTATCGGCCCCAATGCGGTTCCCCTGAAGCGGACCGGGCTCGCGGTGCGCATCCTGAGGAAACTCTGGGCGCCGGTGCCCTGGATGCTGGAGGCAACAATTGTCTTTGAGCTCGCACTCGCCAAGTCGCTCGACTCGCTCATTATTCTGGCGGTCCTGAGCCTGAATACGGCACCGGGAATTATCCAGGAGAAGCGGTCCGAGGCGGCAGTCGATCTGTTGCGAACCCGGCTGGAGGTCAATGCCCGGGTGTTGCGTGACGGGACGTGGACTCTGCTGCCGGCCGCCCGGGTGGTTCCCGGCGACGTCATCGGCGGTTCCGTGGCCTTGCTCTGGGCTTCAGGGCAGCGGTGGCCCGGAGGCGGACTTGACCAGCTGCGCACCGTTATCTTCCTGACGCTCGTCTTCAGCAGCCAGATCACGAGCTATGTCGTGCGCACAGCGCGGCCGGCGTGGACGGACCGGCCCTCCAGATTGTTGGTGGCTGCATGGGTGATTGATATCGCGACCGCGGCGGGCGGGTTCATCGTGGACCTCCTGAAGGTACCGGCCTTCCGAAAGCTGAAGCTCCACGTCCACCGGGGCCCGGCCCCGCCGGCTGCCGCACCCGCTTCACCGGCGTCTCCCAGCAAAACCGTTGCGGCGGCTGATGGGGGACACTATCGGTCCTCGCCGAGGACGTTGCCGCCGCCGGACCGGCGTCAGTGCGGTACCCTAAATTGCGGGTTTGTGGTCGGTGCCGCGCATCCGTACAGCCACGATGATTCCCGACAGTGCGGTGAGGACACCCACGACGGCGACCGCCGCCGGGATGCCGTAGGCATCGGCGAGGATGCCGGCGAGGAGTGCGCCGACGGCGAATCCGCCGTCGCGCCACAGCCGGTAGATCCCTACCGAGCGGGCACGCCAGACCGGGTGCGCGACGTCGCCGATGGCGGCCAGCAGGGTGGGGTAGACCATGGCGGTGCCGGCGCCGAGCAGGACCGCGGCGGCGAGCCAGATCCCGAAGCCGGTCCCGAAGGCGACCATCACCAGTGCCACGGCCTGGACGAGCATGCCTCCCACGATCAGCCGTTTCCGGCCGTGCTTGTCTGACAATGCCCCGGTGATGAGCTGGCCTGCGCCCCAGACGGCGGGGTAGACGGCGGCGAGGATGCCGATTTTTTCGATGGTCAGTCCCGCGGCGGCGAACAGGACGGGGAAAAGCCCCCAGGCGAGGCCGTCGTTGAGGTTGTTCACCATGCCGGCCTGGCTGACCGAGGACAGCGACTTGTCCCGGAAGCTGGTGAGGGTGAAGACCTGCCCGTTGCTCAGCTCGGCATGGGCGCCGGCATGGGCGGCGGTGTGGTTGGCGGCCTCGAGCCGGGCATGGCCCCGGGTTTCCTTCACCGCGAAGACCGAGAGGCTGAGCCCGAGGGCGATGTAGGCGGCGCCGAGCAGGAACGGTCCGGGCCGGAGCCCGTAGCTGGCGGCGATGTAGCCGGT from Arthrobacter sp. PAMC25564 encodes:
- a CDS encoding MFS transporter, with product MLLVAVNALVGGTLGQERTVLPLLAGQVFHLDLYTSALTYILAFGLAKAGTNYFAGTLSDRYGRKPVLTAGWLIALPVPLLLIVGPSWGWIVAANVVLGISQGLTWSTTVVMKMDLVGPSRRGMAMGFNEAAGYLGVAGTALATGYIAASYGLRPGPFLLGAAYIALGLSLSVFAVKETRGHARLEAANHTAAHAGAHAELSNGQVFTLTSFRDKSLSSVSQAGMVNNLNDGLAWGLFPVLFAAAGLTIEKIGILAAVYPAVWGAGQLITGALSDKHGRKRLIVGGMLVQAVALVMVAFGTGFGIWLAAAVLLGAGTAMVYPTLLAAIGDVAHPVWRARSVGIYRLWRDGGFAVGALLAGILADAYGIPAAVAVVGVLTALSGIIVAVRMRGTDHKPAI
- a CDS encoding STAS/SEC14 domain-containing protein, with amino-acid sequence MEEVLIAGGKGRLGVSGAGFLHLFWTPGSQVDLDDAMKSIEKMQGLGAGLALPLLVEISDVTMSAAARGAFERAEAVLAVAMVGSTVVDKVLAAALGRHGFCPHAYFTSRAEAIEWLDSLVSSQGRGLRQA